In Candidatus Vicinibacter proximus, the following are encoded in one genomic region:
- the holA gene encoding DNA polymerase III subunit delta produces MDYQAILKDFVSTKVKPVYFLTGDEDYFIDSLVKEAESHLVPEAQRDFNLQVVYGKDTTTRALVEYCRQFPFMGDKKLVVVKEAQDLKDWDVLETYFKQPVPTTTLVIAFKNKKPDGRSAWVKTLKEKHVFFESKGIYDSQLPAFISNLASGLKLKMDQEASMLVAEYIGNDLSQINNELQKLRVNLEDGSKVNKDMVSEHIGISKEYNVFELCKAFSLKDKKRIYLITKNLVLHIKTNPLIPCITSIFNHFSKIWLTKHYMSKSDQELMALLKLSFISYIKEYKEAAAKYSITELEQIFSVLKEFDLKSKGVDVASVSQEDLLLELVLRISPQ; encoded by the coding sequence ATGGATTATCAGGCTATTTTAAAGGATTTTGTCAGCACTAAGGTTAAGCCGGTTTATTTTTTGACCGGAGATGAAGATTACTTCATAGACAGTCTGGTGAAAGAGGCGGAAAGTCATCTCGTTCCTGAGGCCCAAAGGGATTTTAATCTTCAGGTAGTTTATGGTAAAGACACAACGACCAGAGCATTGGTAGAGTATTGCAGACAGTTCCCTTTTATGGGGGATAAAAAATTGGTTGTCGTCAAGGAAGCTCAGGATTTAAAAGATTGGGATGTGCTGGAGACTTATTTCAAACAACCGGTACCTACTACAACTTTGGTCATTGCTTTTAAAAATAAAAAACCCGACGGGAGATCAGCCTGGGTGAAAACACTGAAAGAGAAACACGTTTTTTTTGAATCTAAGGGAATTTATGATTCTCAGCTTCCGGCTTTTATTTCGAATCTTGCTTCAGGGCTAAAACTCAAAATGGATCAGGAAGCTTCTATGCTGGTTGCAGAATACATTGGCAACGATCTCAGCCAAATTAACAATGAACTCCAGAAGCTTAGAGTAAATCTGGAAGATGGCAGTAAAGTGAACAAGGATATGGTGTCGGAACACATTGGCATCAGTAAAGAATACAATGTATTTGAATTGTGCAAGGCGTTCTCCCTAAAAGATAAAAAAAGAATTTACCTGATCACCAAAAATCTGGTTCTGCATATCAAGACAAATCCACTGATTCCTTGTATTACTTCCATCTTTAATCATTTTTCGAAAATTTGGTTGACCAAACACTATATGTCCAAGAGCGATCAGGAATTGATGGCATTATTAAAACTTTCATTTATTTCTTACATCAAGGAGTATAAAGAAGCAGCCGCTAAGTATAGCATTACAGAACTCGAACAAATTTTTTCAGTCTTAAAAGAATTTGATTTAAAATCAAAGGGCGTTGACGTGGCATCGGTTTCACAAGAAGATTTATTACTTGAATTGGTACTCAGAATTTCACCACAATAA
- the surE gene encoding 5'/3'-nucleotidase SurE, producing MNKKLILVTNDDGIFAPGLKALVEIAKNHGEVVVVAPNSPQSGMGHAITMNLPLRLHKIDVFEDIESYECSGTPVDCVKLAKNVLLKERNIDLCLSGINHGSNASINIIYSGTMSAAMEASLEGIPSIGFSLLDYSFDADFWQAMPYIDFLISKVLREGINDCKLLNVNIPKLTRKEIKGIKICRQSEGNWVEEFKEGKDPRNQTYYWLTGQFLWDDPHHDTDLWALDHGYISVVPSGHDLTVHKALPSNAHLENQTI from the coding sequence ATGAATAAAAAGTTAATCCTGGTCACCAACGATGACGGCATTTTTGCTCCGGGCTTAAAGGCGCTGGTAGAAATTGCCAAAAACCACGGTGAGGTGGTGGTAGTTGCCCCTAATTCACCACAATCAGGGATGGGACATGCGATAACCATGAATCTGCCTTTAAGACTGCATAAAATTGATGTTTTTGAGGATATCGAATCTTATGAATGCAGTGGAACGCCAGTGGATTGTGTGAAACTGGCCAAAAATGTGTTGCTCAAGGAAAGGAACATTGACCTTTGCCTGTCGGGCATCAATCATGGATCGAATGCCTCCATTAATATCATCTATTCCGGAACCATGTCTGCTGCAATGGAGGCCAGTTTAGAGGGAATCCCAAGTATTGGTTTCTCCCTGTTAGATTATTCTTTTGATGCTGATTTTTGGCAAGCAATGCCTTACATTGATTTTTTGATTAGCAAAGTTCTCCGTGAAGGGATTAACGATTGCAAACTTTTAAACGTCAACATTCCAAAATTGACCCGCAAGGAGATTAAAGGCATTAAAATTTGCAGACAGTCTGAGGGGAACTGGGTGGAGGAATTCAAAGAGGGCAAAGACCCAAGAAATCAAACCTATTATTGGTTGACCGGACAGTTTTTATGGGATGATCCACACCACGACACAGACCTGTGGGCTCTGGATCATGGTTACATAAGTGTTGTACCTTCCGGACATGATCTCACGGTGCATAAAGCACTTCCTTCCAATGCGCACTTAGAAAATCAAACCATATGA